In Fibrobacter sp. UWB10, a single window of DNA contains:
- a CDS encoding lipocalin family protein, which yields MKKMLLVPFALAVSMFTACGDSSSDPKPSKAEECANGLSSDCLVGSWNMIGLANSGTGEILPSYDYKSAPGMLTFSEDGSFQFDVPAAAPADLRTIDCNPVYGTWTVSGNMLTMKSTVNGMCLDTKQKSITFVPIITTNGAQIKMTTGVLWFFFNATDEKSIRENSTEVYTISAN from the coding sequence ATGAAAAAGATGTTATTGGTTCCGTTTGCGCTAGCCGTTTCCATGTTTACGGCTTGCGGTGATTCTTCTTCTGACCCCAAGCCATCGAAGGCCGAGGAATGTGCAAATGGTCTTTCTTCTGACTGCCTGGTGGGTTCTTGGAACATGATTGGTTTGGCAAATTCTGGAACGGGCGAAATTTTGCCGAGTTACGATTATAAGAGTGCTCCTGGCATGCTGACCTTTAGTGAAGATGGCAGTTTCCAGTTTGATGTTCCTGCTGCCGCTCCGGCTGACCTTAGGACCATTGACTGCAATCCGGTTTATGGTACATGGACCGTAAGCGGTAATATGCTTACCATGAAGTCTACCGTCAATGGCATGTGTCTTGACACTAAGCAAAAAAGCATTACTTTTGTGCCGATTATTACCACCAATGGTGCCCAAATCAAGATGACTACGGGTGTTCTCTGGTTCTTCTTTAATGCGACCGATGAAAAGAGTATCAGGGAAAATAGCACCGAAGTCTATACGATTAGCGCTAACTAA